A window of Equus przewalskii isolate Varuska chromosome 6, EquPr2, whole genome shotgun sequence genomic DNA:
GGAAGGGCTAGAGATAACTTTTGTGATCCAGATTCAAGCCTGTGACAATGCTTTGAATCCCTTGCTCCTATTCCTCCTCAAAATGCCTGGTGTAGAGCTTTGCCCACAGCAGAAACACCATCAGAGTTTATGGACTGACTCAAAGTCCTTGACCTTTGGAGTGATTTAGAGTAATTGTCTCTTGCAAGAAAACAGTGTGGCAATTCCCTGTTGGATTGGCTTTGTCTTGATGCTGTAGATGATGGGGTTGAGCACAGGAGGCACAAAGAGGTAGATGCTAGACATGAGTGTGTGAACCAGAGGTGAGGCATGCTTGGCAGCGCGATGCATCACAGAGACACCAATCATAGGCACATAGTACACAAGCACTGCACAGATGTGTGACACACATGTATTGAGAGCCTTCTGCTGTCCCTCCCTAGAAGCGATGCCCAGCACTGTGTGAAGAATCAGGATATAAGAGACCATGATGAGCAGTGAGTCTAGTCCAAAAGTGGCCAGGACAATGGCCAAACCCAGGATGCTATTGAGCTTAGTATCAGCACAAGGCAGCTGGATCAGGTCTGAGTGGAGGCAGTAGGAGTAGGAGAGGACATTAATGTGGCAATAGTGTAGTTGCCTCAAAAGGATTGGAAGAGGGGCCATGAGTGTCACACTCTTCAGTGAAATGCCCAGTCCCGTGGAGATGATACGGGGTGGGGTCAGGATGGCTATATAGCGTAGTGGATTGTAGATGGCTACAAAGCGGTCATAACTCACGGCCAACAGGACCCCTGACTCCATGCAAGAGAAGGTATGAATGAAGAACATCTGGGACAGGCAGCCATCAAAGTCAATCTGGCGGGCATCAAACCAGAGAATGCCCATGACAGTGGGCAGTGTAGACACAGAAACACCCACCTCAGTGACAGACAACATGGAGAGGAACAAGTACATGGGTTCATGTAGGGCGGGGTCTGCCTGCACTGCTGCCATGATGAGGCTGTTGCCCACAATGGCTACAGTGTACATGgtgaagaagagaatggagagccAGCCATGTTGGGCCTCCAATCCCGGGATGCCAGTCAGGAAGACGGATAGGAGGTCAAGACTTTCATTATTCTCAGCTCCCATGTCACCGACAACAGAGCTCAGTCTGGACCTGCCATTTGAAAAAACCAAAGTTAGCTCCCGTCTACAGGGTGTTCTGCTTTAGCAACTCACCTTGAAGGTTGAAGAAGTGAGATGGAAAGGAGATGGGGGAAATTGGAGTCATTTACATCATTCTGAGTAAAAATATAATGGACATTCTTGTCTCACCTCCTATTCCCTGGCAaccagaatcctaaaattttacacttaaaagaGATATTTGAGACTCCTTAGCCTTATGAGAGAAAACATAGCTTAAAAATTAAGAGCAGAAACACTAGAATAAATCAGAATCAGGTCAAAATCCAGAGTCAGCCAGTTTTTAGATGTGTGATATGGGCAACTTATTTATACTCTGATccaaagtttttttaattaacttataaAGTGAAGATAATAATTTGATTCAGTTATTTGGatgtaagaaataaattagaaaattaacaCCATATGTTCAGTGTTTTAGAGCTCTGCAAATGGATTCTGGCGGACCTTAGTTCGATGctcaatttatattttactctcagtgtgaccttgaacaggtAACTTAACCTTTCCAAGTCTCAGTGTGTCCCTTTGTAAATTAAGGGTGAAAATACATCTACCTCATATGGTTGTTGAAAAGGTAAGCAAGATATTGTATGGCATATGaaacactgaataaaaataaactattttatccTTAGGGAGATAACTAAGACCCAGAGAGGAAGAGCAAGTAATATACCAAAAGCCTAAGAATCAATTTCTGCAGAGCCAAGGTTATAGCTTAGATCCACAGACTCTCCTTGTAGTGATGTTTCCATTTCACTATGGAAATAAGAGTAAACCTCAGTCTGACGTAAGATGGAGTCATAAGAAGAAATTGAGTTATAGCTTTGCCAATGGGCATCTGAGCAAACAAGGACACCTGGGAAAATGGTAGTCTCTGTGTGTCCCCACTCCACTCCAGGGAAAGAAACATTTTGAGTGAAAGAGAGACAGTGGTTTTAGAatgttgaaaaagagagaaacatgaaTAGAGTGGTGAAGGATATGGAAATTCCAGGTGAAAATTATACTAATACAAAAGTGACCTGTGAGTTCAAAAACAGAGTTCAGAAAGGCCATTAAGTAAAGATGTAATGGCTTCAAAATAGCATATTTGATCTAGAATCCATGGAGATATCAATGATACAGAGATAAGGACTCCATTATTGGCCAAGAGATCAGAGATAAACAGTTTACCCCCAATTGGAAGatgaaaataatcataatataatataaagcAATGTAATGTAAAGTAACttcacataatggaatataataaattaaatttgtaaactgaatttaaaaaaacagtgaaataggGGCCTACCCCATGGCCCAGTAGCTATGTTCATGTGCTTTGTTTCGgaggcctagggttcactggtttggatcctgggcgtggacctacacactgctcatccagcaatgctgtggtggtatcccacatagaactagaatgacctaaacgaggatatacaactatgttttggggctttgaagagaaaaaaacaaaagaggaagattgacaacagatgttagctcagggccaatcttcctcaccaaaaacaaaacaaaacaaaacaaaacaaaacaaaaacattgaaatAGGAAAGTGCAGTTAAAATTGGTATAAAAGCTGAGTTATCTCAAATCATCAGTTCATTCACTCAGCTGACTTGGATATATGATGCACTGATTCTTTATCAATTCTTTATCCTTCAGTTACCCACTGTTGATATAAAATGATCAGTATAGCTAAAGAGTTCAATTGGAATGCTCCAGTGGAATTGATGGACAGTTAGGAAAATATACAGCTAAAAGAATACAAAGAGCTATAACCATGGCGACACACAAACTAGTAGAGAGGATGACCCCAGAGCCTGTATTCTCCTACTCTCTTCATGCTCAAGTCCTTTCTTCATGCACCAGCCCTTCTGAAATTCCATGCATTCTATCTCTGTATTTCCATCAAGGTTTACACTTTCCATGACAGGTGAAATATACTTGCTTGTGCCTTTTATCCACTGGTGTCTCTTGGTTCTGTCTtatagatcagtggttctcaaactcaaCTACATGTTAGAATCACATGAGGAACTTAAAAATCCCCATGCCCAGGCAAGATCCCAtaccaattaaattagaatctctggaTGTGTATAAAGTTATCAATAAGttttaaagctcccaggtgaaCCCAATGTTGAGAATCACTCCAGACCCATTTTGTGACATTCCGATCACTTTACAGTGACAGTGTTTTAGACATAATAGTAATTTTCAAGAGCTCCCTaagctttcctcttttttttccagacAACCTTCCTAGTCCACTTCTAACCTGCAACTTAAACACCCCCTTCTGTTTCATCATCTACTACATTCCTCAGCATCCTGGAGCTCCTTCAAATAAACTTGGGTTTGCTCATGCTATTCCAAGGTAGTTCCCACAGATATAGCCTAGGTTTGGGCCTAGCATTGCATATCACCTCCCTGGGCATGCAccaaaagggagaggagagcctGGTAGGAGGCTTTGAGACCTTGTCTAATCATCTCACCTGTAGGCCTTGACTTATCTCACCTGAGACTGCCTGCCACTGGTAAAATCTCATCTTCAGCAGGAAATAATAATGAAGGAATCTTTTTCAGGTTTCACCTGAACATTTTTCTTCATGGTATCTGTTATTTTCTTGCAAAACACATcttaatttgtaaatatatatttacttgtgTAATGATTTGTTCAATGCCTGTAGCCCTTACAAGATGGTAAACTCCATCAAAATAAGCATGGTattaactacattttaaaaaaaagtttgatgtCTAGATACCCAATACTTGTGCAGTCAAGTACATAGCAGATGCTTAGCAAGCTCTTTAAccagataaacaaataattggaTGGATAAACAGTGCCTCAATGTTTCAATCATAATACCCTGTAATCTTCACTTCTTCAGATTACTTATGCTAAATTCCTTTAGCTATTCGAAGTACCTgatttttaattccttaaaatcCTGCTGTCAGAGTGTATCATGGATATTAACTCTAATATGAATTAACAGTGTGACTGCAGCTTACAACAAATTAATGAGTTTCAGGCTTTGTTAACAGAGGTATTTTATTCAAAAGATAATACATTCTAAAATGTACATTTACAATTCTACACTTTATTTTCTGCTTgcactgtctttctcttccttgttagTTTTTTGAacccctactattatttttacTCAAAACGTTCATTTTATCTGAAACTTTTTCGAGCACTATTTAagcattaataataattttcttatctatgaCTTTACAGTATTTTATGTAgacttttcctattttattaaaattacttttataccTCTGTTCTCCCTGTCATAGTTTGGGCTCTTCTAGTATTAGACTTTTGTCGAGTTCATCCTTGCCTCACCAGAACTTCATGATTCTGACACACAGGCAGGCTCAAGAATTTGTGAATTAAGAAAAGCATGAACGTACCACTCAGGACCATAACTGAAGTACGTTCAGTTCCAGGTTACAGACTCTAGATCAGAGTTAAACCAACTGGGACCCACTCAGAGGCAAAGGGTATCAAGTCATGTAAAGAGCATTGAAGGAACCAGTGAAACTTTGTTTTGAGAAGAGGAGACTGCAGAAGAGATTGGTGGGGATGGTTGTAAGAGTTGGAGAGTGATAGGTGGTGAGCATAGGAAGACAGTTTGGGGCTCAGGTAAGGAAGATTTTTCTAAGAGTTAAAGCTGCACAACAAGATAATATGTCTCTGCTCAGTCAAGATGTTTAAGCAAAGACTGAATAACCCTTGTTTGGAATGCTGGAGGGAGAATTCCAGCACCAGCTGAGTTGGGATTAAAGGTCCTTTCATCTCTCCTTCTGTCCTCAGGCCTGATGTCCCAGATGGTCAGggtctctctttttctgtgactGAGAAAATCATGGCTGTGGATCTGTGTGGGACAGAACAGAGGCAAGCTCTTAGCACCTGTTGTATGATCATCATGTGTCTTTCATGGCTAAGGCAGTCTCTGGCAGCCCTTTCTGAAGGTGTTTGGGAGCACACAAGGGCTTTTGAATGAATATTACTTTTCTGTAGAAAACCTACATGAAAATCAGACTTAGGGATTTTTTGGTCTTAAACCTGTCTGTCATAGGTCGAACAAATCACAGctaatacacaaacacacacatgcattaaCAAGATTTACTCAAAGATGTAGAGACagcagagagactgagagaacCACACAGAGGCACAAACAGAACTGTAGACAAAACACTCTTCTTGTGCAAATACtagaagacacaaatagattcAAACTCGCCTGAGAGAGCTTTGTGAAGTGAGATGGATTGAAAGACAGAAGGCCAGGACTCACAATGGCTCCAGAATGGGCTTCAGGCAGGCACTAGCCAAGAAAGGAGGCGGACTTTATGTCTGCAAATAAGAATTCCCAGGGGTCAGCGCCTCTGGTGTCCTGTTTTGCCTGAGTGTAATGCTGTGATGGGAAAAAGAGGGCGATTAGATCTTACCTtgggagcagaaggaaaagaaaaaaacatcatcTGGAGATACTGCCCTCTCtccacagaggaaataaaattccaaCTCCTTCCTTGTGATGAGGAGGATGGAGACAATTTCCTCCAAGCTCCATGGTAacatcccccccccccgccccccgccacctCAATTATCCAGTCTCAAAACTGGAACTCTGAGCCCAGAACACAGAGTCTAGATCCCCAAATTCTGGGCTGGAAATCCATATCCAAGGCAGAACCAAAATCTTCGAGCCCAATAGGCAAATTCCTGGACACAGAGCCCAGAGAAGAGAGCTTAGGACCCAGAATCATCCCAAGGATTTAAGCAAAAGAGGATATGACCATGGCTGCCTCCATCCACTTGTCATTACTGTTCTCTGCTCTATTCCCGCTCTTATCACCTCTCACTCAACCTTACACCAAGTTCTACAATGTTGAGGTCTCCTCTAGGATAGACATCCCAAGGTACTGAGTGATCATGGGGTTTAAAGTCACACAGACGTAGGTTTGAGTCCCAACCTTGCCATCTACTAGCTTCATGATTTTAGGAGATTAGCATTCCTTCAACCCACCACTTGACCTGTAAAGAGACTGGTACCTATCTACAGGGGGTAGAGATTCAAACGAGAAGAAGAAAGtgacattttttaatgtgattgaACCATATATGAAAATTATCTGCATCGTAAGTTTTTATGCAGAGCCCAATTTCAGATCCCCCAAACAGATTCTTTTCCCAAATGCCCAGTCTTCCccttaagtattttgttttacCTCTTCTTTGTTTCAGTTTCAAATAGAATAAGGGTGTCTTGAGGGAAGGAGTGCGGGATAGCTCTCTCCCTTTTCTATCAAGTGGTGGGATGAGTGGGGGAAAGCAAacagaagatggagagagaaaaatcttccttCCCCATATGGAACTTTGAAGTACCTCAGAGAGGCAGTTTGACAACCATTTCTGCTTTCCATTATTGTAGAATTGGTTGGGTTAGAATTAACGAGTTGAGAACCAGGAATTTAAATTCAGGATAATGCAGACAACAACTTTATGAATAAGGTCAGAGAGTCTTGGGAAAAGAAGGGGACCTAAATGATGTCTCAGATTGTGCATAATTAGGGGTAGGGCTTTGAAAAGTCATAGAGCAAAGTGACTCTAGCTGTGTCA
This region includes:
- the LOC103553467 gene encoding olfactory receptor 51L1-like, with the translated sequence MGAENNESLDLLSVFLTGIPGLEAQHGWLSILFFTMYTVAIVGNSLIMAAVQADPALHEPMYLFLSMLSVTEVGVSVSTLPTVMGILWFDARQIDFDGCLSQMFFIHTFSCMESGVLLAVSYDRFVAIYNPLRYIAILTPPRIISTGLGISLKSVTLMAPLPILLRQLHYCHINVLSYSYCLHSDLIQLPCADTKLNSILGLAIVLATFGLDSLLIMVSYILILHTVLGIASREGQQKALNTCVSHICAVLVYYVPMIGVSVMHRAAKHASPLVHTLMSSIYLFVPPVLNPIIYSIKTKPIQQGIATLFSCKRQLL